A genomic region of Pseudomonas sp. KU43P contains the following coding sequences:
- a CDS encoding LysE family translocator gives MAISVLTAFWAVSLLFVITPGADWAYAISAGMRGRWVMPAVAGMLSGHFLATLVVAAGVGSLLAGHPLALTLLTLAGSTYLLWLGGNLLLSPAIPEAGQGGAGETGSRWAFKGFCVSGLNPKVFLLFLALLPQFTDPQSSWPVPLQILLLGMVHLCSSLVIYSLVGYGAKVVLSTRPEAARRVGKVSGVAMILVAVGLIIGQLG, from the coding sequence GTGGCGATCAGTGTGCTGACGGCGTTCTGGGCCGTGTCGTTGTTGTTCGTGATCACCCCTGGTGCTGACTGGGCCTACGCCATTTCGGCGGGCATGCGCGGGCGCTGGGTCATGCCGGCGGTGGCCGGCATGCTGTCGGGGCATTTTCTCGCCACCCTGGTGGTGGCAGCGGGGGTGGGTAGCCTGTTGGCCGGGCACCCGTTGGCGCTGACCTTGTTGACCTTGGCGGGCAGTACGTACCTGCTCTGGCTGGGCGGCAACCTGCTGCTGAGCCCGGCAATACCGGAAGCGGGGCAGGGCGGTGCGGGGGAGACAGGGTCGCGCTGGGCCTTCAAGGGCTTTTGCGTCAGCGGGCTCAACCCCAAGGTCTTCCTGCTGTTCCTGGCCTTGCTGCCGCAGTTCACCGACCCGCAATCCAGTTGGCCGGTACCGCTGCAGATCCTCTTGTTGGGGATGGTGCACCTGTGCAGTTCGTTGGTGATCTATTCGCTGGTGGGGTATGGCGCCAAGGTGGTGCTGAGTACGCGGCCGGAGGCGGCGAGAAGGGTGGGCAAGGTGTCAGGGGTGGCAATGATCCTGGTGGCCGTGGGGTTGATCATCGGGCAGTTGGGGTGA
- a CDS encoding Lrp/AsnC family transcriptional regulator encodes MDRTDRKILAELQKDGRLSVTELADRVGLSLSPCHRRLKALEESGAILGYHARLAPSALGLNFAALVFVTLREVTRQPVADFEAAVSEIPQIVEAQRLFGDPDYLLHVVAKDLPAFQKLYDEQLTSIPNVKRLSSTLVMKEVIQDRMLPM; translated from the coding sequence ATGGACCGTACAGACAGAAAGATCCTTGCCGAACTACAAAAAGACGGTCGTCTTTCGGTGACTGAACTGGCCGACCGCGTGGGCCTGAGCCTGTCGCCCTGCCACCGGCGGCTCAAGGCGCTGGAAGAGAGCGGCGCCATCCTCGGCTACCACGCGCGTCTGGCGCCGAGCGCGCTGGGGTTGAACTTTGCTGCGCTGGTATTCGTGACCTTGCGCGAGGTAACCCGCCAGCCGGTGGCGGATTTCGAGGCTGCCGTGAGTGAGATTCCACAGATCGTCGAGGCGCAGCGTTTGTTCGGTGACCCAGATTACCTGCTGCATGTGGTGGCCAAGGACTTGCCGGCGTTCCAGAAGCTGTATGACGAGCAGCTGACCAGTATTCCCAATGTGAAGCGGCTGAGCTCGACGCTGGTGATGAAAGAGGTGATTCAGGATCGGATGCTGCCGATGTAG
- a CDS encoding purine-cytosine permease family protein codes for MTSAANSAPLIEKHTIGYVPPQDRHGKVRDLFTLWFGGNIAPLPIVTGALGVQLFHLNLVWGIVAILVGHLVGGVLMALHSAQGPQMGIPQMIQSRAQFGSLGALLVVVIAGVMYIGFFASNIVLAGKSLHGVVDTVPVPVGIVVGALGSGIIGIIGYRFIHVLNRIGTWVLGIGIVVGFGYIFTHVQSDDFLTRGGFNLAGWLATVSLAALWQIAFAPYVSDYSRYLPADVKVSSTFWTTYLGSALGSSLSFIFGAVAVLAIPAGMDTMDAVKLATGTLGPIMLVLFLLSVISHNALNLYGAVLSIITLIQTFAYRWIPTAKSRAVLSLVVLAACCVVAVFASADFIGHFVDMVLVLLVVLVPWTAINLIDFYVIHKGDYDIQSIFKVDGGIYGRYNPQALIAYAVGIVVQIPFMNTPLYVGPISEHINGADLSWLVGLVITSPLYWWLASRDSAYRRRQTSAKMAAA; via the coding sequence ATGACCAGTGCAGCCAACTCGGCACCCCTCATAGAAAAACACACGATCGGCTATGTGCCCCCGCAAGACCGCCATGGAAAGGTAAGGGATCTGTTCACACTGTGGTTCGGCGGCAATATCGCGCCGTTGCCCATCGTCACCGGCGCGCTGGGCGTGCAGTTGTTTCACCTGAACCTGGTGTGGGGCATCGTCGCCATTCTGGTCGGCCACCTGGTCGGCGGTGTGCTGATGGCGTTGCACTCGGCACAAGGCCCGCAGATGGGCATCCCGCAGATGATCCAGAGCCGTGCCCAGTTCGGTTCGCTCGGTGCCCTGCTGGTGGTGGTGATCGCCGGGGTGATGTACATCGGCTTCTTCGCCTCCAATATCGTGCTCGCCGGCAAATCGCTGCACGGCGTGGTCGATACCGTGCCGGTGCCCGTGGGTATCGTCGTCGGCGCGCTGGGCTCGGGGATCATCGGCATCATCGGCTACCGCTTCATCCACGTGCTCAACCGCATCGGCACCTGGGTGCTGGGCATCGGAATCGTGGTCGGCTTCGGCTACATCTTCACCCACGTGCAGAGCGACGACTTCCTGACCCGCGGCGGCTTCAACCTGGCCGGCTGGCTGGCCACCGTGTCGTTGGCGGCGCTGTGGCAGATCGCCTTTGCCCCCTATGTGTCGGACTACTCGCGCTACCTGCCGGCAGACGTGAAAGTCTCGTCGACGTTCTGGACCACCTACCTGGGTTCGGCGCTGGGCTCGAGCCTGTCGTTCATCTTCGGCGCCGTGGCGGTGCTGGCGATTCCTGCCGGCATGGACACCATGGACGCGGTCAAGCTGGCCACCGGCACCCTGGGCCCGATCATGCTGGTGCTGTTCCTGCTCAGCGTGATCAGCCACAACGCCCTCAACCTGTATGGCGCGGTGCTGTCGATCATCACCCTGATCCAGACCTTCGCCTACCGCTGGATCCCCACCGCCAAGAGCCGCGCCGTGCTGTCGCTGGTCGTGCTGGCCGCTTGCTGCGTGGTAGCGGTGTTCGCTTCGGCAGACTTCATCGGCCACTTCGTCGATATGGTGCTGGTGCTGCTGGTGGTGCTGGTGCCGTGGACGGCAATCAACTTGATCGACTTCTACGTGATCCACAAGGGCGACTACGACATCCAGTCGATCTTCAAGGTCGATGGCGGTATCTATGGCCGCTACAACCCGCAGGCGCTGATCGCCTACGCCGTGGGCATCGTGGTGCAGATCCCGTTCATGAACACGCCGCTGTATGTCGGGCCGATTTCCGAGCACATCAACGGTGCCGACCTGTCGTGGCTGGTGGGCCTGGTCATCACCTCGCCGCTGTACTGGTGGCTGGCGAGCCGTGACAGTGCCTATCGCCGTCGGCAGACGAGTGCCAAGATGGCGGCGGCGTAA